A stretch of the Lactuca sativa cultivar Salinas chromosome 9, Lsat_Salinas_v11, whole genome shotgun sequence genome encodes the following:
- the LOC111891638 gene encoding josephin-like protein gives MSRRVSFSPDVDDMLSPPPVYFTKHGGDRASTTEPMMRIWTFRPPKSSGFSAMRFLGRIKAKFAKALGFVSSSRSSSSCSCTLERSKSYVEALDSHRAQAIEDCIQFLNSSSSSSFQRSKSLSSFSY, from the coding sequence ATGAGCAGAAGAGTGAGTTTCAGCCCAGACGTAGACGACATGCTATCACCACCACCGGTATACTTCACCAAACACGGCGGTGACAGAGCCAGCACGACGGAGCCGATGATGAGAATATGGACTTTCCGTCCACCAAAAAGCTCTGGTTTCTCCGCCATGAGATTCCTCGGAAGAATCAAAGCCAAATTCGCAAAAGCACTGGGTTTCGTTTCATCTTCACGATCGTCATCTTCATGTAGTTGCACTTTAGAAAGATCAAAATCTTATGTGGAAGCATTAGATTCTCATCGAGCTCAAGCCATTGAAGACTGTATTCAGTTCTTgaattcttcttcttcctcctctttTCAGAGGTCAAAATCACTTTCTTCTTTTTCCTATTAA